One Rissa tridactyla isolate bRisTri1 chromosome 1, bRisTri1.patW.cur.20221130, whole genome shotgun sequence DNA segment encodes these proteins:
- the PSMG1 gene encoding proteasome assembly chaperone 1 isoform X1: MATFFGEVVVAPSRAGVDDEEEAREETPEDREIRRELEKKREIDILWTLKSGATTESCADEPFVCSKFIVAIGRNAAAFLSSFILDSVCWEVVGVVKLWNEWCRTSSTTNVLPTDSFCLFYRLISDPTVLLCQCSCYVAEDQQFQWLEKVFGCMRKEGLQVTILSTCPVADYKTQESTLTLPSPFLKALKTKEFKEQVCCPLLEQPNIVRDLPAAVLSYCQVWQIPAVLYQCYTDVIKLDTVTIEAFKPLLSSKILKSLVKDVAESTKILKKLLTTNETHNNIYI, translated from the exons atGGCGACCTTCTtcggggaggtggtggtggccccGTCCCGCGCCGGCGTGGACGATGAGGAGGAGGCCCGGGAGGAGACGCCCGAGGACCGGGAGATCCgcagggagctggagaagaaaag GGAGATCGACATCCTCTGGACCTTGAAGTCGGGCGCGACTACGGAAAGCTGTGCCGACGAGCCCTTCGTGTGCTCTAAGTTTATAGTAGCCATAGGACGTAACGCTGCAG CTTTCCTGTCGTCTTTTATTCTGGATTCGGTATGTTGGGAAGTGGTTGGAGTTGTGAAGCTGTGGAATGAGTGGTGTCGAACATCCAGCACAACAAATGTCCTCCCGACAGattctttctgtttgttctaCCGATTAATATCAGATCCAACA gttttgTTGTGCCAGTGCAGTTGCTACGTTGCTGAGGATCAACAGTTCCAGTGGCTTGAAAAG gtttttggCTGCATGCGAAAGGAGGGCTTGCAAGTAACCATCCTTTCAACGTGTCCCGTAGCTGATTACAAAACTCAGGAATCCACTTTAACACTTCCATCTCCGTTTCTGAAAGCCTTGAAGACAAAAGAATTCAAAGAGCAGGTCTGCTGCCCGCTGCTGGAACAACCTAACATTGTGCGAGATCTTCCTGCTGCTG TTTTGAGTTATTGTCAAGTATGGCAGATTCCTGCAGTGTTGTATCAGTGCTACACTGATGTCATCAAGCTGGACACGGTTACGATTGAAGCGTTCAAGCCTCTGCTTTCTTCTAAAATCCTAAAGAGTTTAGTCAAG gATGTAGCTGAAAGCACAAAGATTTTGAAGAAGTTACTGACAACCAATGAAACTCACAATAATATCTATATCTAA
- the PSMG1 gene encoding proteasome assembly chaperone 1 isoform X2 produces the protein MRRRPGRRRPRTGRSAGSWRRKAFLSSFILDSVCWEVVGVVKLWNEWCRTSSTTNVLPTDSFCLFYRLISDPTVLLCQCSCYVAEDQQFQWLEKVFGCMRKEGLQVTILSTCPVADYKTQESTLTLPSPFLKALKTKEFKEQVCCPLLEQPNIVRDLPAAVLSYCQVWQIPAVLYQCYTDVIKLDTVTIEAFKPLLSSKILKSLVKDVAESTKILKKLLTTNETHNNIYI, from the exons ATGAGGAGGAGGCCCGGGAGGAGACGCCCGAGGACCGGGAGATCCgcagggagctggagaagaaaag CTTTCCTGTCGTCTTTTATTCTGGATTCGGTATGTTGGGAAGTGGTTGGAGTTGTGAAGCTGTGGAATGAGTGGTGTCGAACATCCAGCACAACAAATGTCCTCCCGACAGattctttctgtttgttctaCCGATTAATATCAGATCCAACA gttttgTTGTGCCAGTGCAGTTGCTACGTTGCTGAGGATCAACAGTTCCAGTGGCTTGAAAAG gtttttggCTGCATGCGAAAGGAGGGCTTGCAAGTAACCATCCTTTCAACGTGTCCCGTAGCTGATTACAAAACTCAGGAATCCACTTTAACACTTCCATCTCCGTTTCTGAAAGCCTTGAAGACAAAAGAATTCAAAGAGCAGGTCTGCTGCCCGCTGCTGGAACAACCTAACATTGTGCGAGATCTTCCTGCTGCTG TTTTGAGTTATTGTCAAGTATGGCAGATTCCTGCAGTGTTGTATCAGTGCTACACTGATGTCATCAAGCTGGACACGGTTACGATTGAAGCGTTCAAGCCTCTGCTTTCTTCTAAAATCCTAAAGAGTTTAGTCAAG gATGTAGCTGAAAGCACAAAGATTTTGAAGAAGTTACTGACAACCAATGAAACTCACAATAATATCTATATCTAA